DNA from Gopherus flavomarginatus isolate rGopFla2 chromosome 21, rGopFla2.mat.asm, whole genome shotgun sequence:
GGATTGCTTGCAATCCTGCACTACAGTTCTATAAACAATGGCGAACGGCCGCATGGAAATCAAGGGGTATTTTCCCCTTTACTGTAGTTGAGCCAGGACTTCATTCTCCATCGCTTGAGTTCAGCCTTGGTTCTAAACAGAGTTAGCAGTACTGTGTGGGCAGCACAAAGGGTACCTGCTTATGTGGTGGGGAATGTAATGGTTCCTGCTTTGGGGGATCAGGATGTATAAATAGTGCCAGGCTAGACTGGGATAGTTCACTTTTCTTCAGGGCTGATGTGTCAATGTCAACCCACTGTGCTTTGGGGTCCTGCAGTGTTCCAGATGACTGTGATCTTCCAGCTGATGGCTTTCTCTCTGGGTCTCCTCTCCACGCTCCTCCTCGTCATAGCCACCTGCACCGATTGCTGGATGGTTAATGCTGACGATAGCTTGGAGGTGAGCAGAAAAAGCACAGTCTTTTGCTCAGCGTTCAGTGCTGTGAGGAGATGCTTGATTTTATGAAGTATCAGTCAAAGGAGGGGGTGTGTTGTTTTTTATTGCCCTACGGCATGAATAAGGCCAGAGCACATCTGCATATATTTTCATAGCTGTGTCTTACATAGAAATAGATATCaactaggtttttttttaaatgcaagcttAGAATTTGCAGAATATTTCACAATGTAGCAAAAATTGTTGCAGGCTCATGAAATCAGCAGACTGAGGGTTCACAGCTGTAGAAAAGAAAGGAACAGGTCATGTCATCTCTTTCCTCCCGTTGCTCTGCCCCATGGCTGCACCCCATGAGGCTGAAGATGCTCCAAGGATGGGACATAGCTGGGTAGATCCTATCCACCGTATGGTCAGCAGTTTTTTGCATTTAACATGTTTCATATGTTTTATAGGttcagagagtttaaggccagaaggggccattagatCAGTCTGACTTGCCTAGAACaaaccagagaatttcacccagttacccctgtgttGAGCCCAGGAACTTGTGTTGGCTAACATGTATCTTCAAGAAAAGCAGCCAATCTTCatatgaagacatcaagagataaaaaaaaatcaacactgctctTGGTAGTTTGTACCAAAGGTTaactactctcactgttaaacgtgtgccttgtttttaatttaaaattgtctGGCTTTACCTTCCAGCCATTGACTCTTGTAACATCTTTTCCCATTAGATTAAAAAGCCTTTAGAACCTGGCATTTTGTCCTCATGAAGACACTTATGCATCATAGTAAAGTCACCTTTTAAGCTTATTGTTGATAATTCAAGCAGATTGATCTCAGACTCACTGCAAGGTGTTTTTTCAGCCCCCAAAGCATTTTCATGGCTCTTTTATGCTCCGTCTCCAGATTTGTGCCTGTGACCTACAGAGAGTTTTCAAAGTGTGTCGATTGTCTGGcagctcatagaatcatagaatattagggttggaagcgacctcaagacctaaccccctgctcaaaacaggaccaacccgACCtagatcatcccagccagggctttgtccagccaggccgtaaaaacctctcaggaaggcaattccatcacctccctagggaacccattccagtgcttcaccaccctcctagtgaaatagtgtttcctaatatccaacctagacctcccccactgcaacttgagaccattgctccttgttctgtcatctgccaccgctgagaacagcctagctccatcctctttggaacctccacatcaggtagttgaaagcagctatccaaccccccccccccccattcttctcttctgctgactaaacaatcccagttccttcagcctctcttcatcagtcatgtgtcccagccccttgATCATTTTCGTTACCCTTTGCTGGACTCGCTCCAATTTTCCCACACCCTTTCTGTActgtgggggcccaaaactggactcaatactccagatgtggtctcaccagtgccaaatagaggggaataatcacatccctcaatctgctggcaatgctcctactaatgcagcccaatatgtttAGTCTTATTGGCAACAGGTGCACACGGCtgactcatttccagcttctcatCCGCTGTAatacccaggtccttttctgcagaactgccgcttagccagagggtccccagcctgtagcagtgcatgggattcttccttcctaagtgcaggactctgcacatgtccttgttgaacctcagatatTTTTGGACCaaatctccaatttgtctaggtcatgcTGGATCCTATCActtatcctccagcgtatctacctctcccctcagcttagtgtcatctgcgaacttgctgagggtgcaattcagcCCATCacgcagatcattaatgaaaatcttGAAGAAAACTGGCTCCAGGACCGACCATGCATTGAATAGTTGATCATTACCCCTTGAGCCCAACAATGCTTTCTTGGTTTAGGCTAGCCCCAGAGGATCATGGGATGCTATTTGCTTGAGTGTCTCTGTCTCTaaattatttctctctcttctagGTCAGCCTCAAATGCCGGGGGCTGTGGAGGGAATGCGTCACCAACGTGCAGGATGGTATCAGGACTTGTGACCAGTATGATTCCATTTTAGCAGGCCATCCATGTGAGTCCTGCTTGTTGTGATGAGAGTGGGTGTTCGGGACTAGGGTGTTTTTACAAAACATATGTTACACCGTTAAGCAATTCATTGTGATTTGGTGTTTGCATTGAGCTATATAGTTTGCCTCTTCCCACTGTAACAATCAACGCTTTAAAAACATCCATTTTAACctttaattaaacacacacaaagataTTTAAACCGTTAAAAACCCAAAGTGAAGTAAAACTTCATGTGAAATATGTCACCTCTTTTCCTTTAGTTTAGCTTCTGCTTAAAAGTCACATCTAGATAGTATTAAAAGCTTCGATTGTGTGATGGGGTATAAAAACCCTGGACAAGAAGGGGTTAAGAGATTATTTTGGGGTCAGCAAGCCCAAacctgcagcaaatgctccatctgTTGAAGGAATTAAAACACAGGGAATTAGTTCATTGGGACAGCACAGCTGGAGATGAGCAGATCTGCACCCACAGCTCCAACAGAACAGAGGGACGCCTAAAGGCTCTGACAAACCTGGCCAAAGGGgacctgagggaagggaggacctACCCCAGAGACAAACAGAGAGGAAATACACCCCTCTCTTCCATCTGTGGACCCTGGACATTTGTAGACCCCTCTTATGTATTTTGGGTTGGACGTCCCAACATGAAACTAAAGTTTGAACTAAGCTGACCCAGGGGAAGGACTAGAGGAAGTGGCTAAGGGAGGACAGTCTTAAACAACCTTGTTTGTCAGAATACTGGTAGCACAAAGTACCCgggctcccctcccacagcccctttGGCAGTCAGAGGTTGTGACCATGACCACTAGGCCACGCTCCCCAGCCAGACCATTACTGATTAATATAAAGGCAGTGGAGTAGATCTCAGCTGGTGTCCATTGCCATAGCTCCAATGATACCAACGGAGctttgacaatttacaccagcagaggatctgccaCAGTCAGTTTTAGATGATTTTTCAATTGTTTTTGTCACTATCCTGTTTGCTGTAAGACACGGATCTTATCTAAACATACGAGTTCTACCAATGGATCATAGTTAGATGTCGACGTAGGGCGTTGACTCTGCATCAGCTGCATTACAATTAAATCATGCATCCAAACAGTGATGTGCTACCTGGATTGTCACACTTCGCTGTGCTTATTTGCCTGGTAGGTGTCCCAAAGTTTTCAGTGTGATGGAaaggagaaataattcttctgacATTCAGGCACCTGTGTCTTGCGTAACATGGTGAAATCCTTAAAGCAGTGAGAAGACCGATACTAGAAACACAACACCACGCAGACATGGCTCATGCTCTCATATCTATATTAGTAATTATTACTCTTATAGTACTGCCTAGGAGCCCTactcatggcccaggaccccattgtacaaACATGAATAAAAAGACCTTCCCAGAGCTCACAAAGTATAAGACAACAGATGGGCACAACAAGGAAACAGCGAGACACTGTTGGACAGCACGATAAGCAGTGCTTATAGTGAGGGACAACCACCCCCTTAGACAACACATCAggactgaaccagggacctccatGGCTAAACTAGACCAAGGCAAGGCTCTGCAACTGGGGGTTGTACCAGATTCATGTCCTCTTTGGATTGGACTCACAGGGGGACCTGTAAAAAACAGTCATCTGTGGTTGCAATACCACACGTGTTACCCATGGAACAGCAGCACACCTAACACAGAGTGATAGAAGCTGTTTGGTGTCAAATCCATACTGTCATGCCTGTGATCTGTCCAGTTTTTGCTTTGTCCGCTTTTCTCAGTGAAAATCGTGGTGACGCGAGCCCTGCTGATCACAGCCGACATTCTGGCGGGCCTGGCTTTGATTACTCTGCTTTTGGGTCTGGACTGCATCAAGTTTCTCAAGGAAGCGCCCCATATTAAACTGAAGATGTGCTACATGGCTGGCTTAACCCTTGGCCTTGGCAGTAAGTGTTCCAAAGCACCAGCAATCTGCCTTGTCAATAACAAACCTGTGCACTGGAATGGGATTTGagacccctggacctagggagTGGTGCTGGCTGAGTGAAGCTTGAGCTGGTGGAACTGCATAGGCTAGAAGACTATTGAGTGGGACGGGGTCAGGTCATGCTGCTGCTGTGGTGTGGCGTGGGTAGGATAGAGCTGTACTGTATGTGATAGTCTCAACTGGCGGGAGGGAACGTTGAATTGATTGCTCTgagtcagtggctctcaacttttccagactactatacccctttcaagagtctgatttctCTTGTATGCCCTTTAGTTACAACTCaaaaactacttgcttgcaaaatcagaTATCAAAATTACTGAAGAATTGCtagtttctcatttttaccatataaatataaaataaatcagttggaataagCTCTATAAAcatgttatagactcatagactttaaggtcagaaaggaccactaCGATCTAGTCTGAGAATCTCATACACCCACTCCTGTTAACAAACTCTGAAATGATGTCTGAGTTATTGTACTCAAATTGTGGAATTCTCCAGCCAGTGAACCGTGCTCCATgtagcagaggaaggcaaaaaagctTCCTAGGCCTCTatcaatcttccctggaggaaaattccttccagaccccccCAActctggtgatcagttaaaccctgagcatgttggcaagactcatcagccagcacccaggaagtcagatcccatcccatctaacagcacatcacagaccactgggcatactagCGTGCtgataatcaaaaataaattgccaaattaattgccaaaattaggctatcccatcataccatcccttccataaacttatcaagcttagtcttaaagccagatatgtctttggctcccactattccccttggaaggctgttctagaacttcattcctctaatggttagaaaccttcgtctaaagtcactggcagtaagaaattttagtttgtaccaacttcactagtgcttttctGTAGccagttgtaaaactaggcaaatctctagatggaTGGATACAGCTCCTAGAAGACCTCTGCTGTTACGTACCTcttgctgagaaccactgctgtaaggcaGCAGTAGATAGACGAATGGAATGGCATTGGGTAGGGCAGGACGGATGGGGTGAGGGAAATGGCATTGGGTGGGTGAAGTAAGTTTTGACTTGAGAAATGGTGAGTTGGGA
Protein-coding regions in this window:
- the LOC127038892 gene encoding claudin-16-like, whose product is MSQQFSSLQHKEPWDVPPEVLVTDTVFQMTVIFQLMAFSLGLLSTLLLVIATCTDCWMVNADDSLEVSLKCRGLWRECVTNVQDGIRTCDQYDSILAGHPLKIVVTRALLITADILAGLALITLLLGLDCIKFLKEAPHIKLKMCYMAGLTLGLGSVLGMIGSVWYAVDIYVERATLILHDVFLGIHYDFGWSCWLGMVGSTGCFMASIMLTCCLYIFTGQ